The Branchiostoma lanceolatum isolate klBraLanc5 chromosome 10, klBraLanc5.hap2, whole genome shotgun sequence genome has a window encoding:
- the LOC136443399 gene encoding uncharacterized protein — MFKKHVLLAYTDLQAAGSRALLGLDPEHHRYEYRTLPVPEVPCLKPACVRGSTCAPAEQEFQPIQILNCKYEEFSVVVVNAVFGGDVCHHVVSRLLDECLRSGVEKITAVAALHFSHTGEQLYETTFFTQPVTSAPGLPNDLQVTDPILNLLVQFLLVDSLPATFLVVPGHKATEGAANVSDGSLTNISLLQDTLTSITGLRFSRGISCSLLYKGTNNPQEAMVNLIYM, encoded by the exons ATGTTTAAGAAACATGTTCTTCTGGCGTACACGGACTTACAGGCTGCTGGGAG TCGCGCTCTGCTTGGACTGGACCCTGAGCACCACAGGTACGAGTATCGGACCCTGCCGGTaccagaggtcccgtgtttgaagccAGCCTGCGTGAGAGGGAGCACCTGTGCACCAGCAGAACAAGAGTTCCAACCCATCCAGATTCTCAACTGCAAGTATGAAGAG TTTTCAGTGGTTGTAGTGAATGCTGTTTTCGGAGGGGACGTTTGTCACCATGTTGTGAGCAGGCTTCTGGATGAGTGTCTCAGAAG TGGAGTAGAGAAGATCACAGCTGTGGCGGCGCTGCATTTCTCACACACAGGGGAACAGCTGTATGAGACCACCTTCTTCACACAGCCAG TGACCTCTGCCCCCGGCCTCCCTAATGACCTGCAAGTCACTGACCCCATCCTGAACCTTCTGGTGCAGTTCCTCCTAGTGGACTCCCTCCCTGCCACCTTCCTGGTAGTTCCGGGTCACAAGGCCACCGAAGGGGCGGCCAATGTCTCAGATGGCTCCCTGACT AACATCTCGTTGCTCCAAGACACGCTGACAAGTATCACAGGCCTGAGGTTCAGTCGGGGCATCAGCTGTTCTCTG TTATACAAAGGAACCAACAACCCCCAAGAGGCTATGGTAAAcctcatctacatgtaa
- the LOC136443138 gene encoding uncharacterized protein encodes MTDINMTSLADKLQNLQLESMYKHGRALREAILSGDNLMEVIYVLKGLGDLHLEKGKLSKQSSEFDKAAAMYAAALLRCTDPDIKQTLEHRIGYMEKLSRQLLQGYTPQYQSQDSWGTTDSNVLRVAKICDKLGKGVGNIMLSVEDRYSETLVSAIVSGDVFLEVEILKSLGDFYLEKGMKTSDVSKVSNAAAMYNKALTRCGDPGTKQTLEHRIGYKDKIREAVLERQISRSRRRPFMELMSNIKSDVDRDQSLQPDLIAFMLSKMTDEQMTSLVAGADEKESLTESQYADNLKKGESSLARADLDSAEQHFAAALKTVQDPTAQQYQREVEPLCKLGDVYSKRGQQTGDGGDFVKAAALYNAAIARSKDKVLITRTVIAIKEVEKSFINCILDIHCNMSQDNTETHKKQLKEMRDQIKLEMETIDQQLDPYVQDEDDPRVREIEAKRAQAVRQLFEKIEQQRKEFISLLVEECIGLMGPPPCRYALIGLGSQATGLVTPYSDLEFAILVEEESEQYLDYFCKLTHYLHLKVVNLGETILPALGIKSLSWYYDSVTPRGFAFDGSMPEASKTPLGRQRTANHPASELICTPENMVSKLQNDAKFHLKKGYHLAAILKNPCLIVGDKDLIDTYRFLTMKILLADGGRIAQELAQETLRENINIKRFSETVTAGLINVKKRIYRFPAVAVDCLALSSCIIPTTVWRTIEEMENQQVISPNNAHHLTVLTSISAELRLRTYIANGGQKENLSALASMETLPSEYGQGPSPHVNDEQDRNALKQVFHLPNEKQLFRYYDTAVPLRNALSERSEGNLKAVLNLCSDLYDNSPRVRGMTYFELCKYRLAISYYNEALNRAGCVDSEKMVLFSHLAKAWQKVGNYQEAKSYLEQALQMYRSVHGKGAAHPDIAQLINQLGEPQYHTGDKNGISYREQALEMYRTIHGQGTAHPDIATTLSNLGANCISVGNYRKAINYIEEALKMHQTFSIYSQCTGHADIELSSLNNLAVAWTHLGDLRKAISYHEQALLMRRNIHGQTAEHPGIATSLNNLGTVWQNFGDQQRAADYYEQALKMRMSIYGHSTAHPDIARSYNNLGDTLGELGDRRKAIRYIEQGLQIYRNTYGHSTAHSSIACTLNNLGMHWHHLGDNRQAISYIKQALQMCRDIYGQSKVHPEIANTLDNLGSAWSCLDKHKSLSYNEQALLMRKEIYGKSKAHPDIARSLNNVGHAWSSLGDQKKAISYFEQALQMYRSIFGQSTAHPHIISLLLSLGKSWIDLHDDKRAKSYWQESLALAGKANPKDKAPIEQIEMIAPDFPSTASLSQHGARSYSL; translated from the exons ATGACTGACATCAACATGACCAGCCTGGCAGACAAGTTACAGAACTTGCAGCTGGAGTCGATGTATAAACATGGGAGGGCACTAAGAGAAGCCATTCTTTCTGGGGATAACTTAATGGAGGTAATATACGTCCTTAAAGGTCTTGGAGACCTGCATCTTGAGAAAGGTAAGCTAAGTAAACAGTCGTCAGAGTTTGACAAGGCTGCTGCCATGTATGCCGCTGCCCTACTGCGCTGCACAGATCCAGACATAAAACAAACACTGGAACATCGCATCGGCTACATGGAGAAACTCTCCAGACAACTGCTGCAGGGGTACACTCCACAGTATCAGTCACAAGACTCTTGGGGTACTACTGACAGCAATGTCTTAAGGGTAGCAAAAATTTGTGACAAATTGGGCAAGGGAGTTGGCAACATCATGCTCTCTGTTGAGGACAGGTACTCAGAAACATTAGTGTCTGCAATTGTTAGTGGTGACGTGTTCTTGGAAGTTGAGATTCTAAAATCACTCGGTGATTTCTACCTTGAGAAAGGCATGAAAACTTCTGACGTATCCAAAGTTTCAAATGCGGCTGCCATGTACAACAAGGCCCTGACAAGATGTGGGGATCCTGGGACAAAACAAACTCTGGAGCATCGTATTGGGTACAAGGACAAGATCAGGGAGGCAGTACTGGAAAGG CAAATATCACGATCAAGACGACGACCATTCATGGAGCTGATGAGCAACATCAAAAGTGACGTTGATCGAGACCAGTCTCTCCAACCAGACTTAATCGCTTTTATGCTAAG CAAAATGACAGATGAACAAATGACCAGTCTTGTAGCCGGGGCAGACGAAAAGGAGAGCCTCACAGAAAG CCAGTATGCAGACAACCTTAAGAAAGGAGAATCCTCCCTTGCTAGGGCAGACCTGGACTCAGCAGAGCAGCACTTTGCAGCAGCTCTCAAGACAGTGCAAG ATCCCACAGCCCAGCAGTACCAGAGAGAGGTGGAGCCCCTGTGCAAGTTGGGGGATGTCTACAGTAAGCGAGGTCAGCAGACAGGAGATGGGGGAGACTTTGTCAAAGCAGCAGCACTCTACAATGCAGCAATagccaggtcaaaagataaggTTCTTATTACTAGGACTGTAATAGCTATCAAAGAAGTAGAGAAGTCATTTATTAATTGTATCTTAGACATTCATTGTAATATGAGCCAagataacacagaaacacataAGAAACAGCTGAAGGAGATGCGGGACCAGATCAAGCTGGAGATGGAAACCATTGACCAGCAGTTGGATCCCTATGTACAGGATGAGGACGACCCACGTGTCAGAGAGATAGAGGCAAAACGAGCTCAGGCTGTCAGACAGTTGTTTGAAAAGATTGAACAACAAAGGAAGGAGTTCATCAGCCTGCTTGTAGAAGAGTGTATTGGGTTAATGGGTCCCCCTCCCTGTAGGTATGCCCTGATAGGTTTGGGTTCACAGGCCACAGGACTGGTAACTCCATACTCAGACCTGGAGTTTGCCATCTTGGTAGAGGAAGAAAGTGAACAATATCTTGACTATTTCTGCAAGCTCACTCACTACCTACACCTCAAGGTGGTCAacctgggagaaaccattctcccTGCACTGGGAATAAAATCTCTCAGCTGGTACTATGACTCTGTTACACCACGTGGGTTTGCATTTGATGGCTCCATGCCAGAGGCAAGCAAGACTCCACTGGGCAGGCAGAGAACTGCAAACCACCCAGCTAGTGAACTCATCTGCACCCCAGAAAACATGGtttcaaaattacaaaatgaTGCCAAGTTCCACCTAAAGAAAGGATATCACCTTGCCGCTATCTTGAAAAACCCATGCCTGATAGTGGGGGACAAGGATTTGATTGACACATACAGGTTCCTAACAATGAAGATACTTCTAGCTGATGGAGGTAGAATAGCACAGGAACTGGCACAGGAGACACTAAGggaaaatatcaatatcaaaaggTTCAGTGAAACAGTAACAGCAGGACTCATTAATGTAAAGAAAAGAATCTATCGCTTTCCAGCTGTAGCAGTGGACTGCTTGGCACTATCTTCATGCATAATACCTACCACAGTTTGGAGGACAATAGAAGAAATGGAAAACCAACAAGTGATCAGTCCCAACAATGCACACCACCTGACAGTACTCACTAGCATATCAGCAGAACTCAGGCTCAGAACCTACATCGCAAATGGTGGACAGAAAGAAAACTTGTCAGCTTTGGCCTCAATGGAAACATTGCCATCTGAATATGGACAGGGACCATCCCCACATGTGAATGATGAGCAAGACAGAAATGCACTGAAACAGGTTTTCCATCTTCCAAATGAAAAACAGCTTTTCAGATACTATGATACAGCAGTTCCTCTGAGAAATGCTTTATCAGAAAGGTCTGAAGGAAATCTAAAGGCAGTTCTGAATTTGTGCTCCGATCTCTATGATAATTCTCCAAGAGTACGAGGAATGACATACTTTGAGCTGTGCAAATATAGGCTGGCTATCAGCTATTACAATGAGGCCCTTAACAGAGCTGGATGTGTTGATAGTGAGAAAATGGTCCTGTTCAGTCATCTTGCCAAAGCTTGGCAAAAGGTGGGCAATTACCAAGAAGCAAAGAGCTATCTTGAACAGGCATTGCAGATGTACAGAAGTGTCCATGGCAAAGGAgcagcacatcctgacattgcccaATTGATAAACCAACTGGGAGAACCTCAGTACCACACAGGTGATAAAAATGGTATCAGTTATAGAGAACAAGCACTAGAGATGTACAGGACAATCCATGGTCAGGGtacagcacatcctgacattgcaacCACACTCAGCAATCTGGGTGCAAACTGTATCTCTGTAGGAAATTACAGAAAAGCAATCAACTACATTGAAGAAGCCTTAAAAATGCATCAGACTTTCTCCATCTATAGTCAATGTACAGGACATGCGGACATTGAATTGAGCTCACTCAACAACCTGGCAGTGGCCTGGACACATCTTGGTGATCTCAGGAAAGCTATCagctaccatgaacaggcactactGATGCGCAGGAACATCCATGGTCAGACTGCTGAACATCCTGGCATTGCCACTTCACTTAACAACCTGGGGACAGTCTGGCAAAACTTTGGTGATCAACAAAGAGCAGCCGACTACTACGAACAGGCACTGAAGATGCGCATGAGTATCTATGGTCATAGTACTGCACACCCAGACATTGCAAGATCATACAACAATCTTGGAGATACCCTGGGTGAACTGGGGGATCGAAGAAAAGCTATCAGATACATTGAACAGGGACTGCAGATCTACCGAAACACCTATGGTCATAGTACAGCACATTCTTCCATTGCATGCACACTAAACAACTTGGGGATGCACTGGCACCATCTGGGTGATAACAGACAAGCTATCAGCTACATTAAACAGGCTCTCCAGATGTGCAGAGATATCTATGGTCAGAGTAAAGTGCATCCGGAGATAGCCAACACACTTGACAACCTGGGCTCAGCTTGGAGTTGTTTGGATAAACACAAATCTCTAAGCTACAATGAACAGGCATTGCTGATGAGGAAGGAAATCTATGGTAAAAGTaaagcacatcctgacattgcaagATCACTGAACAACGTTGGACACGCCTGGAGCTCTCTGGGTGACCAAAAGAAAGCTATCAGTTACTTTGAACAAGCACTACAGATGTACAGGAGTATCTTTGGTCAGAGTACAGCACATCCTCATATTATCAGCTTACTTCTCAGCCTGGGAAAATCCTGGATTGACCTTCATGATGACAAGAGAGCAAAAAGTTACTGGCAAGAATCCTTGGCTTTGGCAGGGAAGGCAAACCCCAAGGACAAAGCTCCAAtagaacaaattgaaatgattGCCCCAGATTTCCCTTCTACTGCTTCGCTGTCACAACATGGCGCTCGCTCGTATTCATTGTGA
- the LOC136443140 gene encoding delta-1-pyrroline-5-carboxylate dehydrogenase, mitochondrial-like has protein sequence MLLVRRPLVRCLVWFRHVSSAATVEVENEPCLNYLKGSEERQKVEEALKEMRSKTEEIPCVIGGEEIFTGDFHYQVCPHNHQHKLAKFHYASADHLRLAIDRSLAIRAGWEKRPMAERADIFLEAARLLSEKYRYKMLAATMLGQGKNIQQAEIDAAAELIDFWRWNAKHSLDLQKQQPISTEGVTNSIIYRGLEGFVAAVSPFNFTAIGGNLSGAPALMGNVVLWKPSDTAMLSSWIAYKVMREAGVPEGVINFVPADGPTFGDTITGSPHLAGINFTGSVQTFQHLWRQVGQNLGLYKTFPRMVGECGGKNYHFVHSSADLESVANGTIRSAFEYGGQKCSACSRMYVPSSMWPKLKDELLSRVKEVKMGDADDFTTFISAVIDDKSFGRIKNWLDHARSSSNLKVIAGGNCDDSRGYFVEPTIIETSDPKEKIMQEEIFGPVLTVYPYPDEKYREVLEMVNETSPFGLTGAVFAQDANVVKEAHEILKMSAGNFYINDKSTGSVVMQQPFGGARLSGTNDKAGGPHYVLKFCSPQAIKESHVPLTDWKYDNMQA, from the exons ATGCTACTCGTCAGAAGACCGCTGGTTAGATGCCTCGTTTG GTTTCGCCACGTGTCGAGTGCTGCTACAGTAGAGGTGGAGAACGAACCATGCCTGAACTACCTGAAGGGAAGCGAAGAGCGCCAGAAAGTGGAAGAG gCGTTGAAAGAGATGAGATCGAAAACAGAAGAGATCCCGTGTGTGATCGGCGGTGAGGAGATCTTCACTGGGGACTTCCACTATCAAGTCTGT CCTCACAATCACCAGCACAAACTTGCCAAGTTCCACTATGCAAGTGCG GACCACCTCAGGCTTGCTATAGACCGTTCTCTGGCCATTAGGGCAGGCTGGGAAAAAAGACCCATGGCAGAGAG GGCAGACATTTTCTTGGAAGCTGCCCGTCTCCTTAGTGAGAAGTACAGGTACAAGATGCTGGCTGCCACCATGCTTGGACAG GGTAAGAACATCCAGCAGGCTGAGATCGATGCTGCTGCAGAACTGATAGATTTCTGGCGCTGGAACGCGAAACACTCGCTGGACCTGCAGAAGCAGCAGCCCATCTCCACTGAGGGCGTCACCAACTCCATTATATACAGGGGACTGGAG GGTTTTGTTGCGGCTGTTTCTCCCTTCAACTTCACAGCCATCGGAGGTAACCTGTCGGGGGCTCCTGCACTCATG GGTAATGTGGTACTCTGGAAACCCAGCGACACGGCCATGCTGTCCTCATGGATTGCGTACAAGGTCATGAGGGAGGCCGGAGTTCCTGAGGGAGTCATCAACTTTGTTCCGGCAGACGGCCCCACATTCGGCGACACCATTACGGGTTCCCCCCACCTGGCAGGGATCAACTTCACAGGGAGTGTACA GACATTCCAGCACCTGTGGAGACAGGTGGGGCAAAACCTGGGGCTGTACAAGACCTTTCCCAGGATGGTGGGAG AGTGCGGAGGGAAGAACTACCACTTTGTGCACAGCTCTGCAGACTTGG AGAGTGTAGCAAACGGCACCATCCGGTCGGCGTTTGAGTACGGTGGACAGAAGTGTTCGGCCTGTTCAAGGATGTACGTGCCAAGCTCCATGTGGCCAAAACTCAAAGACGAACTGCTCAGCAGGGTCAAGGAGGTCAAGATGGGAGAC GCTGACGACTTCACCACATTCATTTCTGCTGTCATTGACGACAAG TCCTTTGGGCGCATCAAGAACTGGTTGGACCATGCAAGGTCGTCGTCAAATCTCAAGGTCATCGCTGGGGGCAACTGTGACGACAGCCGAGGCTACTTCGTGGAGCCCACCATCATCGAAACCTCCGACCCCAAGGAGAAGATCATGCAGGag GAAATCTTTGGCCCAGTGCTGACGGTTTACCCCTACCCTGACGAGAAGTACAGGGAAGTGCTGGAGATGGTGAATGAAACCTCTCCCTTTGGTCTGACTGGAGCCGTCTTCGCTCAGGACGC AAATGTTGTGAAGGAGGCTCATGAGATCTTGAAGATGTCGGCTGGAAACTTCTACATCAACGACAAGTCCACCGGCTCAGTGGTCATGCAGCAGCCTTTTGG